From a region of the Pirellulales bacterium genome:
- the tkt gene encoding transketolase, translating to MATTTTSIEQLSINTIRTLAMDAVQAANSGHPGTPMALAPVAYSLWNNVLRYDPDQPLWPGRDRFVLSCGHASMLLYATLHLAGVKRLDAHGRPTDQLAVPLDQIKQFRQLHSLCPGHPEHGMTSGVETTTGPLGQGIGNSVGMAVAQRWLASHFNRPGFDLFDYRIYALCSDGDMMEGISGEAASLAGHLKLANLCWIYDDNHITIEGNTSLAFSEDVGRRFEGYGWHVIHVGDANDLDALNAAYEEVERATEAPTLIIVRSHIGYGSPHKQDSHSAHGSPLGDDEIRLTKGAYGWPADAKFLVPDEVRAQFADHVGKRGKELFAKWQASFTQYEKKHPELAAQWRQMEARALPEGWEQAVPTYPADPKGMATRISSGKTLNALAARIPWLIGGAADLAPSTMTMLEFDGAGVFSAIEAGRNMHFGIREHGMASAANGIALSFIRPYVSTFLVFSDYLRPTLRLAAIMELPVIHVYTHDSIGVGEDGPTHQPVEHYAALRAIPRLLFFRPGDANEVAETYRVVLKLTNRPAALSLTRQNLPTLDRSKYAAATGVAKGGYVLADATDGKPDIILMATGSELHVAVQAHEKLTAAGVKSRVVSLPCTELFDEQPQEYRDSVLPPTVTARVAVESGVQQGWERYIGLRGRFVGMTGYGASAPAGLLFKEFGITAEHVLAEAQTLLKK from the coding sequence ATGGCTACCACGACAACGAGCATCGAACAGCTCTCGATCAACACCATCCGGACCTTGGCAATGGACGCCGTGCAGGCGGCCAACTCCGGACATCCCGGCACCCCGATGGCGCTTGCGCCCGTAGCGTACTCGCTATGGAACAACGTGCTACGGTATGACCCCGATCAGCCACTGTGGCCGGGCCGCGATCGATTCGTGCTTTCCTGCGGTCACGCTTCCATGCTGCTGTATGCCACGCTTCACTTGGCTGGCGTCAAACGACTGGACGCCCACGGTCGTCCGACCGACCAACTGGCAGTACCGCTCGATCAAATCAAGCAATTCCGCCAGTTGCACAGCCTTTGCCCCGGTCATCCCGAACATGGCATGACCTCGGGGGTCGAAACGACCACCGGACCGTTAGGGCAAGGAATTGGCAACAGCGTCGGCATGGCGGTGGCCCAACGTTGGCTGGCCAGCCACTTCAACCGGCCGGGCTTCGACCTGTTCGACTACCGCATCTATGCCCTGTGCAGCGACGGCGACATGATGGAAGGAATCAGCGGCGAGGCCGCGTCGCTAGCTGGCCATCTCAAGCTGGCGAACCTGTGCTGGATCTACGACGACAATCACATCACGATCGAAGGCAACACGTCGCTGGCCTTCAGCGAGGACGTCGGCCGGCGCTTCGAGGGTTACGGCTGGCACGTGATCCACGTGGGCGATGCCAACGACCTCGACGCTCTGAACGCCGCTTATGAAGAGGTCGAGCGCGCGACCGAAGCGCCGACTTTGATCATCGTTCGCAGCCACATTGGATACGGATCGCCGCACAAGCAAGACAGTCATTCGGCGCACGGCAGCCCGCTCGGGGACGACGAGATTCGGCTGACGAAAGGAGCCTACGGTTGGCCGGCCGACGCCAAGTTCCTGGTGCCGGACGAAGTCCGCGCCCAGTTCGCAGACCATGTCGGCAAACGCGGCAAAGAACTGTTCGCCAAGTGGCAGGCCAGCTTCACACAGTACGAAAAGAAACACCCCGAACTGGCCGCCCAGTGGCGGCAGATGGAAGCCCGCGCGTTGCCCGAGGGCTGGGAACAGGCCGTCCCCACGTATCCGGCCGACCCCAAGGGTATGGCCACCCGCATTTCGTCAGGCAAGACGCTCAACGCGCTGGCCGCCCGGATCCCTTGGCTGATCGGTGGCGCCGCAGATCTCGCGCCGTCGACGATGACGATGTTGGAGTTCGATGGCGCCGGCGTGTTTTCCGCTATCGAAGCAGGGCGGAACATGCACTTTGGTATTCGCGAGCATGGCATGGCGTCGGCCGCCAATGGAATCGCCTTGTCGTTTATCCGTCCGTATGTCTCGACGTTCCTGGTGTTCAGTGACTATCTCCGCCCCACGCTGCGGCTGGCGGCAATCATGGAACTGCCGGTGATTCACGTTTATACGCACGATTCGATCGGCGTCGGCGAGGATGGCCCCACACACCAGCCGGTCGAGCATTACGCCGCGCTGCGTGCGATTCCGCGGTTGTTGTTCTTCCGGCCTGGCGATGCCAACGAGGTGGCGGAAACCTACCGCGTGGTGCTCAAGCTGACGAACCGCCCGGCGGCGCTCAGCCTGACGCGGCAAAACCTGCCCACGCTCGATCGCAGCAAATACGCGGCGGCAACCGGCGTGGCAAAGGGCGGATACGTGTTGGCCGATGCAACCGACGGCAAGCCGGATATCATACTGATGGCCACGGGCAGCGAGTTGCACGTGGCCGTGCAAGCTCACGAAAAGCTGACGGCTGCCGGAGTGAAGTCGCGTGTCGTCAGCCTCCCCTGCACCGAGCTGTTCGACGAGCAGCCGCAGGAATATCGGGACAGCGTGTTGCCTCCGACCGTGACGGCCCGCGTGGCGGTCGAGTCCGGAGTGCAACAAGGATGGGAGCGGTATATAGGCCTGCGCGGCCGATTCGTCGGCATGACCGGCTACGGCGCCAGTGCCCCCGCCGGCCTGCTATTCAAAGAGTTCGGCATCACCGCCGAGCATGTCTTGGCAGAGGCTCAAACGCTGCTAAAGAAATAA
- a CDS encoding GNAT family N-acetyltransferase, translated as MVHHLLTEVFQGPTRDAFYGSLDDPFYEPRDRLLVKRGDQTVSHLLLTKRVMHFAGLSFPTDVLSWMGTLPEFRQLGCASLLARAADETMRRDGVVLGILKTKVPHFFRRFGWALCGRHSQAQAGSRDLLAQLSARGFVPGEASVGIRPWRQVELPALMRLYGEMTAGRAGHFERTEAYWRWLVSRKGFERIYVAVDGPDNFELQDDPNKLVGYLITGEDRVLELATASTHRHVARELLARACSEAIERDYHMVTMHAPPDDPLLEIFCRAGGTLQTTESNQGEVFMAKLMNPPGFLKMLCPELHKRAEAAGLTRPCELGILVDGEKYRLVVSRRSVKFGRHKIGRSYLSCGGAHFTRLLLGHLDIDEALAEGRLRASTQLAAETARALFPRLPVWRPPLDEMST; from the coding sequence GTGGTGCACCACCTGCTGACCGAGGTCTTTCAAGGGCCAACGCGCGACGCATTCTACGGCTCGCTGGATGATCCGTTCTACGAACCGCGCGATCGCCTGCTCGTCAAACGGGGAGACCAAACCGTCTCGCACCTGTTGTTGACCAAGCGCGTCATGCACTTCGCCGGGCTCAGCTTTCCTACGGACGTGCTGTCGTGGATGGGGACATTGCCCGAGTTTCGTCAGCTGGGATGCGCTTCGCTATTGGCGCGGGCTGCCGACGAAACCATGCGCCGCGATGGCGTCGTGCTGGGCATCTTGAAGACCAAGGTGCCGCACTTCTTTCGCCGTTTTGGCTGGGCGCTCTGCGGACGGCACAGCCAGGCGCAGGCCGGCAGCCGCGATCTGCTGGCGCAATTGTCGGCGCGCGGATTTGTGCCGGGCGAGGCCTCGGTTGGCATTCGGCCGTGGCGCCAAGTCGAGCTGCCCGCCCTGATGCGGCTGTATGGCGAGATGACGGCCGGCCGCGCCGGGCACTTCGAGCGGACCGAGGCCTATTGGCGATGGCTGGTCAGTCGCAAGGGATTCGAGCGTATCTATGTCGCCGTCGATGGGCCGGACAACTTTGAATTGCAGGACGACCCGAACAAGCTCGTCGGCTATCTCATCACGGGCGAAGATCGCGTGTTGGAACTGGCCACCGCCAGTACGCATCGACACGTGGCCCGCGAGCTGTTGGCCCGCGCGTGCAGCGAAGCGATCGAACGTGACTACCACATGGTCACCATGCACGCTCCGCCGGACGATCCGCTGCTAGAGATTTTTTGCCGGGCGGGCGGCACGCTGCAAACGACGGAATCCAACCAAGGCGAGGTCTTCATGGCCAAGCTCATGAATCCGCCCGGATTCCTCAAGATGCTCTGTCCCGAGTTGCACAAGCGGGCCGAAGCGGCAGGGCTGACACGGCCTTGCGAGCTGGGCATCCTGGTCGATGGCGAGAAGTACCGGCTGGTCGTCTCGCGGCGGAGCGTAAAGTTCGGTCGCCATAAGATCGGACGTAGCTACCTGTCCTGCGGCGGCGCGCATTTCACGCGCTTGCTGTTGGGACATCTCGATATCGACGAAGCGCTGGCCGAAGGCCGACTGCGCGCCTCGACACAGTTGGCCGCCGAAACGGCCCGCGCGCTGTTTCCCCGCCTGCCGGTGTGGCGCCCGCCGCTGGACGAAATGTCGACGTAG
- a CDS encoding carbohydrate porin, with amino-acid sequence MQRCVGPVLLCTLVVFHINSVERVVAQSSDQAAQNGDINLQPGNGANFVGAPVTGAPASGSSATALTSISGNPAAVNIITGNGNLGKILGVNRNGWRLGGATINDANGILSGGLGPGLWAGQNLTLADVSFDADEAGCADGAMFGSEFLFYNGYGAGPTVNGVEQSQGSPNALAGTVLGFNSLDSKPPVNRVELYQLWYRQVLFDEKMVVRVGKSVPTYDFGNVTRPVRMAEATSNIPASSGAIMTPLYVNPTMLGVIPGYYNSATGIVISLLPTENVYLQYGFYDGNGATGSNTGDKGPQFTGHYFHIGEVGTHWIIGQDKKPGKFGIGYWGQTGPLVTFSNTIENGAQGVYLFGSQRLYWEEPGVSHNGLGAFYQFGSTNNDITFTQRYVGGGVTYYGLLPGRDNDSAGFAMGWGRMTNDPNAGKAYFTGYGPGPQPLGDHEWIYTWYYQIQVRDGLFLQPNLTYIPDPARVPGTPAAFPLTIQAVMLF; translated from the coding sequence GTGCAACGGTGCGTCGGACCTGTCTTGCTGTGCACGCTGGTCGTTTTCCATATCAACAGCGTCGAACGGGTCGTTGCGCAGTCGTCCGATCAGGCGGCGCAGAACGGCGACATCAATCTGCAACCCGGCAACGGCGCGAACTTTGTCGGCGCACCGGTGACGGGTGCCCCGGCATCGGGCTCATCGGCCACGGCGCTAACGTCGATCAGCGGTAACCCGGCGGCCGTGAACATCATCACGGGCAACGGCAACCTGGGAAAAATCCTGGGGGTAAACCGCAACGGCTGGCGCCTGGGCGGAGCCACGATCAACGATGCCAACGGCATCCTCTCGGGAGGATTGGGCCCTGGATTGTGGGCCGGTCAGAACTTGACGCTGGCCGACGTTTCGTTCGATGCGGACGAAGCCGGCTGCGCGGACGGCGCGATGTTTGGCTCGGAGTTCCTCTTCTACAACGGCTATGGCGCTGGTCCCACCGTCAACGGCGTCGAGCAAAGCCAAGGCTCGCCCAACGCATTAGCGGGCACGGTGCTGGGCTTCAATTCTCTCGACAGCAAACCGCCGGTCAATCGTGTGGAGCTTTATCAGCTGTGGTACCGGCAAGTGCTGTTCGACGAGAAGATGGTCGTGCGCGTCGGCAAATCGGTGCCGACCTACGACTTTGGCAACGTCACGCGCCCCGTGCGGATGGCCGAAGCCACGTCGAACATACCGGCCAGCTCGGGCGCGATCATGACGCCGCTGTACGTCAACCCGACCATGCTGGGCGTGATACCGGGCTACTACAATTCCGCCACGGGTATCGTGATCTCATTGCTTCCCACGGAAAACGTGTATTTGCAATACGGCTTCTACGACGGCAATGGGGCCACCGGCAGCAACACGGGCGATAAGGGACCGCAATTCACCGGGCATTATTTTCACATCGGCGAAGTGGGGACGCACTGGATCATTGGCCAGGACAAGAAGCCGGGCAAATTCGGCATTGGCTATTGGGGGCAAACCGGACCGCTTGTCACCTTTAGCAACACGATCGAGAACGGCGCGCAGGGCGTGTACCTGTTCGGCTCGCAGCGGCTTTATTGGGAGGAGCCCGGCGTGAGCCATAATGGGCTGGGAGCCTTCTACCAATTCGGCTCTACCAATAACGACATCACCTTTACGCAACGCTACGTCGGCGGAGGCGTGACGTATTACGGATTGCTGCCGGGCCGCGACAACGATTCGGCGGGCTTCGCGATGGGTTGGGGCCGCATGACCAACGACCCCAATGCCGGCAAAGCCTACTTCACGGGTTATGGCCCCGGCCCACAACCGCTCGGTGATCACGAGTGGATCTACACCTGGTATTACCAGATCCAGGTGCGCGATGGGCTATTCCTGCAACCGAACCTTACATACATCCCCGACCCGGCGCGCGTGCCGGGAACACCGGCGGCATTTCCGCTGACGATCCAGGCCGTGATGCTGTTCTAG
- a CDS encoding nucleoside deaminase, whose amino-acid sequence MNCSQMCSKARAGRIILGLIVSGCLVVAVMWFLQASSPKTAMAFIPVPKDMGTTGAVPSDKPRITSAEILGRFPTDKHEEFMRRAIANSRKAGVEYKVGGAFGAVIVNRNGDVLSDGMNHVVAQNDPTWHGEMDAIRQACALLKTPKLDGCILYTSSEPCPMCLATAYWAGLDGIVYGATVGDSKKYGNFDDAFIYEQFAKPVEDRAISEQTILRPEAVEVWKEYAVRQDKVDY is encoded by the coding sequence ATGAACTGTTCGCAAATGTGTTCCAAGGCGCGTGCGGGGCGGATTATCTTGGGTTTGATCGTGAGCGGCTGTTTGGTCGTGGCCGTGATGTGGTTCTTGCAGGCTTCGAGCCCGAAGACCGCTATGGCTTTCATTCCGGTCCCCAAGGATATGGGTACCACCGGTGCCGTACCCAGCGACAAGCCGAGAATCACTTCGGCCGAGATTCTGGGCCGTTTCCCGACCGACAAGCACGAAGAGTTTATGCGTCGCGCGATTGCCAACTCGCGCAAGGCGGGCGTTGAATACAAGGTCGGCGGTGCCTTTGGCGCGGTGATCGTCAACAGGAACGGCGACGTTTTGTCCGACGGCATGAACCACGTCGTTGCGCAGAACGACCCGACCTGGCACGGCGAGATGGACGCGATTCGTCAGGCGTGCGCCCTGCTGAAGACGCCCAAGCTGGACGGCTGCATCCTGTACACCTCGTCCGAACCGTGTCCGATGTGCCTGGCGACCGCCTACTGGGCCGGTCTGGACGGCATTGTCTACGGTGCAACGGTGGGTGACTCGAAGAAGTACGGCAACTTCGACGACGCCTTTATCTACGAGCAGTTCGCCAAGCCGGTTGAAGACCGTGCGATTTCGGAGCAGACCATCCTGCGTCCGGAAGCCGTCGAAGTCTGGAAGGAATACGCCGTCCGTCAGGACAAGGTCGACTACTAG
- a CDS encoding Rrf2 family transcriptional regulator — protein MKVSAKTEYACIAMLELSASYPIGEPVRIRKIAEEHGIPSRFLVQILLQLKGAGLVVSTRGAAGGYQLAKTPEEITLAEVMNVTEGPDEQVTTSAAPGSVVAKVLESAWREVAAVQKKMLEKITFDELVDRARHQAENMYYI, from the coding sequence GTGAAAGTCTCCGCCAAGACCGAATACGCTTGCATTGCGATGCTCGAACTCTCGGCGAGTTACCCAATCGGCGAGCCGGTGCGTATACGCAAAATCGCCGAAGAGCACGGCATTCCCTCACGGTTCCTCGTGCAAATTCTGCTGCAGTTGAAGGGGGCAGGTTTAGTGGTGAGCACGCGCGGCGCCGCCGGCGGCTATCAGTTGGCCAAGACGCCCGAGGAGATCACGCTGGCCGAGGTGATGAACGTCACTGAAGGTCCCGACGAGCAAGTGACCACGAGCGCCGCCCCCGGCTCGGTCGTGGCCAAGGTTTTGGAATCCGCCTGGCGCGAAGTCGCCGCAGTGCAGAAGAAGATGCTCGAAAAGATCACCTTCGACGAATTGGTCGATCGTGCCCGCCACCAGGCGGAAAACATGTACTACATCTGA
- a CDS encoding phosphoadenylyl-sulfate reductase — MISPADMKTLDTTAANTGLANGKSLRAVPETPAAIANPTLPSEEMLDQLREHSEALEGASPREIIAWAVQHYFPKLTMATAFGPEGCVIIHYLAEVEPRTPVFNLETGYQFPETLALRERILTRYGIAVEYKSAPTTVAEYEAQHDGPVYTNHPDKCCFDRKVTVLRQAAIGMRAWMSGIRRDQSADRARAPIVGWDKKFGLVKISPLANWTKKDVWKLIASQDIPYNSLHDQGYTSIGCWPCTRAVMFGEDERAGRWSGTAKVECGLHTAD; from the coding sequence GTGATTAGCCCTGCGGACATGAAAACTTTGGATACGACCGCAGCAAACACGGGCTTGGCGAACGGGAAATCCCTGCGGGCAGTGCCTGAAACCCCGGCCGCTATCGCGAATCCGACGCTCCCGTCGGAGGAGATGCTGGACCAGTTGCGCGAGCATAGTGAGGCCCTGGAAGGGGCCAGCCCGCGCGAGATCATCGCCTGGGCCGTGCAGCATTATTTTCCGAAGCTAACGATGGCCACGGCCTTCGGTCCCGAGGGCTGCGTCATTATTCACTATCTGGCCGAGGTCGAGCCACGGACGCCGGTGTTCAACCTGGAGACGGGCTACCAGTTTCCCGAGACTCTCGCCTTGCGTGAGCGGATTTTGACCCGCTATGGAATCGCGGTCGAGTACAAGAGCGCCCCGACAACCGTCGCCGAGTATGAAGCCCAGCATGATGGGCCGGTCTATACGAATCATCCTGACAAATGCTGCTTTGACCGTAAGGTAACCGTTCTCCGCCAGGCAGCGATCGGTATGCGGGCCTGGATGAGCGGCATTCGTCGCGACCAGAGTGCCGATCGGGCGCGAGCGCCGATCGTGGGTTGGGACAAGAAGTTTGGCTTGGTCAAAATCAGCCCGTTGGCCAACTGGACCAAGAAGGATGTCTGGAAGCTGATTGCCAGCCAGGACATTCCTTACAATTCGCTGCACGATCAAGGCTACACCAGCATCGGTTGCTGGCCTTGCACCAGAGCGGTGATGTTTGGCGAGGACGAACGCGCGGGCCGCTGGAGCGGAACGGCCAAAGTCGAGTGCGGACTGCATACCGCCGACTGA
- a CDS encoding rhamnulokinase family protein — translation MPTEEVYLAVDLGASGGRVLAGLLDGRRLRLEEVHRFDNGGIPAAGGLYWDLLGLWSQIVVGLRAAAARFPGRVKSVGVDTWGIDFAFLGRGDVLLENPHSYRDPRCEGMMERALERVPRAEIFSKTGAQFLNINTLYQLLALSEQNSPLLEMAESFLMMPDLFHWLMTGVKANEYTDASTTQFFNPTKGRWATGLLGQLGIPSHFLGEIVQPGTNLGPLTRQVAAETGLTGVSVVLPGTHDTASAVMAVPARGEVSERPDWCYISSGTWSLMGAELPAPVVTDKCLELTFTNEGGVGGRTRLLKNIIGLWLVQECRRVWQRAGKTFSWDDLNRMAAAAPPLASLVDPDDGALMAPSDMPATIRTLCQRKGQPVPHDEGAVIRTAIESLALRYRQVLGRLEELTGGPVKTIHVVGGGTQNQQLCQATADACQRHVVAGPVEATAIGNVMVQAIASGAVGSIAEAREIIRESFPVVNYEPREGDAWAEAAERFQTLTKG, via the coding sequence ATGCCAACAGAAGAAGTCTATTTAGCAGTCGATCTGGGAGCCTCGGGGGGGCGCGTGCTGGCGGGCTTGTTGGATGGCCGGCGCTTGCGGCTGGAAGAGGTGCACCGCTTCGACAATGGCGGCATCCCCGCCGCCGGAGGTCTGTACTGGGATTTGCTCGGGCTTTGGAGCCAGATCGTCGTCGGCCTCCGCGCCGCCGCGGCACGGTTTCCGGGGCGAGTGAAAAGCGTCGGCGTTGATACTTGGGGGATCGACTTCGCCTTCTTGGGGCGCGGCGACGTGCTGCTCGAAAATCCACATTCGTATCGCGATCCACGATGCGAGGGGATGATGGAGCGGGCCCTCGAGCGAGTTCCCCGCGCCGAGATCTTTTCCAAGACCGGCGCCCAGTTCCTCAATATCAATACTCTCTATCAACTGCTCGCACTCAGCGAACAGAACTCGCCCCTATTGGAAATGGCCGAGTCGTTTTTGATGATGCCCGACCTGTTTCATTGGCTGATGACCGGCGTCAAGGCAAACGAATACACCGATGCCAGCACCACCCAGTTCTTTAATCCGACCAAAGGCCGCTGGGCCACCGGCTTGCTCGGGCAACTGGGGATTCCGTCGCATTTTCTGGGCGAGATCGTTCAGCCGGGCACGAACTTGGGCCCGCTCACGCGTCAGGTTGCCGCCGAAACCGGACTCACTGGTGTGTCCGTCGTCCTGCCGGGGACGCACGACACGGCCAGCGCCGTGATGGCGGTGCCGGCCCGCGGAGAAGTAAGCGAACGGCCCGATTGGTGCTACATCAGCTCGGGCACGTGGTCATTAATGGGCGCCGAGCTGCCCGCCCCCGTGGTGACGGACAAATGTCTCGAACTTACCTTCACCAACGAAGGGGGCGTGGGGGGGCGCACGCGGCTGCTAAAAAACATCATTGGGCTATGGCTGGTGCAAGAATGCCGTCGCGTTTGGCAGCGCGCCGGCAAAACGTTTAGTTGGGACGATCTGAATCGAATGGCCGCCGCCGCGCCGCCGTTGGCGTCGCTGGTTGATCCCGACGATGGCGCCTTGATGGCCCCCAGCGACATGCCCGCCACGATTCGCACATTGTGCCAGCGCAAGGGCCAGCCCGTGCCGCATGACGAAGGAGCGGTGATCCGCACCGCGATCGAAAGCCTGGCGCTGCGCTATCGGCAAGTCCTGGGACGGCTGGAAGAGTTGACCGGCGGCCCCGTGAAAACGATTCACGTGGTGGGAGGTGGCACGCAAAACCAACAGCTCTGTCAGGCCACGGCCGACGCCTGCCAGCGACACGTCGTAGCCGGACCCGTCGAAGCTACGGCCATCGGCAACGTGATGGTGCAAGCCATCGCCAGCGGCGCCGTAGGATCGATCGCCGAAGCACGCGAGATCATCCGCGAGAGTTTTCCGGTTGTTAACTACGAACCGCGCGAGGGAGACGCCTGGGCCGAGGCGGCCGAGCGCTTTCAGACATTGACCAAAGGTTGA
- a CDS encoding type II toxin-antitoxin system VapC family toxin: protein MSFLLDTNICSAYLKRRTGLTHRFVQHSGHLYLPTIVLGELYTWAFRRAKPEELLAVLQHDLLADLTVIDFDRHCARQFGQLQSLMLTKGTVVNSVDLMIAAVAVVHDLTVVTHNTRHFEPVPGLRVVDWLQE, encoded by the coding sequence GTGAGCTTTCTCCTCGATACCAACATCTGCTCGGCCTACCTCAAACGTCGGACTGGACTAACCCACCGTTTTGTCCAGCACAGCGGACATCTGTATCTACCGACGATCGTGCTCGGCGAGCTCTATACCTGGGCCTTTCGGCGCGCGAAACCTGAAGAGCTTTTGGCGGTTCTGCAGCACGATCTACTTGCCGATCTTACAGTGATCGATTTCGACCGCCATTGCGCGCGGCAATTCGGTCAGCTACAAAGCCTGATGCTGACGAAGGGAACGGTCGTCAACTCCGTCGACCTAATGATCGCAGCCGTCGCTGTGGTTCACGATCTCACCGTGGTAACGCACAACACCCGACACTTTGAACCCGTTCCTGGTCTTCGTGTCGTCGATTGGTTGCAGGAATAA
- a CDS encoding Gfo/Idh/MocA family oxidoreductase, with the protein MINVGIVGIGFMGMIHYLAYQQVRGCKVVAIATRDKKKLAGDWRGIQGNFGPPGTQMDLRGVHGNADWRAMLDDPTIDVVDICLPPALHTEVALAAFAAGKHVFCEKPIALTTADATRMVRAAAKAGKQLLIGHVLPFMPEYAFARAAITGGKYGKLLGGNFKRVIADPLWIPDFYDAARVGGPVVDLHIHDAHFIRLVCGMPSAVFSTGRMRGEVVEFIDTQFLFGDRQLAVSATSGVIAQQGRSFTHAFEIYLERATILFDSAVFAGVATTATPLTLLTAKGRVEHPALKPVDAFAAELGEVVSAVKANKPSELLSGTLALDALMLCQRETESVRLGRVVKLPAGAR; encoded by the coding sequence ATGATCAACGTTGGTATCGTCGGCATCGGATTTATGGGCATGATTCATTATCTCGCCTACCAGCAGGTGCGCGGCTGTAAGGTCGTTGCCATTGCGACGCGGGATAAGAAGAAGCTGGCCGGCGATTGGCGGGGCATCCAAGGGAACTTTGGCCCACCCGGCACGCAGATGGATTTGCGTGGAGTACACGGCAATGCGGATTGGCGTGCGATGCTCGATGATCCGACGATCGACGTAGTGGATATCTGTTTGCCGCCGGCGCTGCACACCGAAGTGGCGCTGGCCGCCTTTGCCGCCGGCAAGCATGTGTTTTGCGAGAAGCCGATTGCCCTGACGACGGCCGACGCCACGCGCATGGTTCGCGCCGCCGCCAAGGCGGGCAAGCAATTGTTGATCGGCCACGTATTGCCCTTCATGCCCGAGTATGCGTTTGCCCGCGCCGCCATAACGGGCGGCAAGTACGGCAAGCTGCTCGGAGGAAACTTCAAACGCGTAATTGCGGATCCGCTCTGGATTCCGGATTTTTATGACGCTGCCCGGGTCGGCGGCCCCGTCGTCGACCTGCACATTCATGACGCGCATTTCATTCGTCTGGTGTGCGGTATGCCATCGGCCGTATTCAGCACGGGCCGGATGCGCGGCGAGGTCGTGGAATTCATCGACACGCAATTCCTCTTTGGCGACCGGCAACTGGCCGTCTCGGCCACCAGCGGCGTCATCGCGCAGCAAGGCCGCAGCTTCACGCATGCTTTCGAGATCTATCTCGAACGGGCCACGATCCTGTTCGACTCGGCGGTATTTGCCGGGGTTGCCACCACGGCGACACCTCTGACGCTGCTCACGGCAAAGGGCCGCGTCGAGCATCCGGCGCTCAAACCGGTCGACGCTTTCGCCGCTGAGTTAGGCGAGGTCGTAAGCGCGGTCAAAGCCAACAAACCGTCGGAGCTGCTATCGGGCACACTGGCACTCGATGCCCTGATGCTTTGTCAACGCGAAACGGAATCGGTCCGCCTGGGCCGCGTCGTGAAGCTACCTGCCGGAGCGCGATAG